CCAGCCGCCAGTACCCGATGGCCAACGCCCACACCACCACGAACAGCCCGGCAATCACGTACCCGACGTTGTCGAGATCCAGCCCCGCGATCCACCCCGTCACGGAGTCCGTCAGATCCAGCTTCTCGTGCAGCACGCCAACGAGCTCGATCGTCCCGATCACGAACGCGACGGCGATCGACAACCCCGTGATCGTCAGGTTGTAGAACACCTTGCGCACCGGGTTGGAGAACGCCCACTGGTAGGCGAAGTTCATGAACGTCCCGTCCAGCGTGTCGAACAGGCTCATCCCGGCGGCGAACAGCAACGGCAGGCACAGGATCGCGTACCACGGCAGCCCCGCGGCCGCACCACTGCCCGCCATCACCATCAGCGTCACCTCGGTCGCGGTGTCGAAGCCGAGCCCGAAGAGGAAGCCGAGTGGGAACATCTGCCCCGGACGGCTGATGGAGCGGGTGAGCCGGCCCAGGATCCGGTTCATGAACCCCCGCGAGTCCAGATGCGCCTCCAGCGCCTCCTCGTCGTACGTGCCGGCCCGCATCGCCCGGAACACCCGCAGGATGCCGAGCAGCGCCACCAGGTTCAGGGCGGCGATCAGATACAGGAAGCCGCCGGAGACGGTGGTGCCGACCACGCCCAGCACCTGGTGCGTGCGCGAGCCGTCGTCCAGCAGCGTGCCGGCGAGCGCGGCGCCGCCCGCCACCAGCGCGGCCATGGCGACCACCACGCCGGAGTGCCCGAGCGCGAACCAGAACCCGACCGACACCGGACGCTTGCCGTCGGCCATGAGCTTGCGGGTGGTGTTGTCGATGGCCGCGATGTGGTCGGCGTCGAAGGCGTGCCGCATGCCGAGCGTGTAGGCGGTGATGCCGAGCCCGATGCCGAAGGCCTTGGAGCCGACCTCGTAGTGCTCGGGCACCACCAGCAGGAACAGCACCCCGAACGCCACCACGTGCAGGGCCAGGATCACCGCCAGCAGTCCGGCGGTACGGACGGTGTCCTCACGCCGCCAGCGGAAGGAGACGGTGGGGACGGCGGCCGCGTCGGCCGCGGGGGTCGCGGGGTCTGTGGGGGCCGCGGGGGTCGCGGACGATCGCCCGGAAGGGCGCGCGGGCAGGGCCATTTCGCATCACGCTCCAGCACCTCGTGGATCACTTCGTGAGATGCCGTGGCCGGTCTCCTGGCTGACGGGTCGACGCGCCCGCCCCAACCTTCCCGGCCGTGCGTGCGCACGACCAGTGGCGCCACCCGAGGGCGGCACGGGACGGGAACTCCCCGATCACAGTGGCGAGGGCCGCTCCGGACTCGACCCCCCGAAAGGGGCCTGCACCGGTCTTCCCGAGCACCACGGCCCGGCCACCATAGGGGGCGCCCGCCGACACCTGCAAGACTGCATATCTGCGCAGGTGTTGCAGGTGGGACAGATCACGCAGAGCAGGTGTGGCAGGTGGCACAGATCACGCGGACGCCGCGGAGCACGCGAGGACGATCCGAAAGCCCCGGAACCGGCCACCGTCCGCCGTCCGCCTGGAACAATGCCCGCATGCATCTCGTCCCCGCCGACCGTGCCGACCGGCGCACCATCGACGGCCACCGGGTGTGCGAGGCCATCGCCGCCATCGGTGAGCCGGAGGCCGTACGCGCCTGGGCCGACCGCTTCTCCCTGCTCGCCGACCCCGGCCGGCTCTCCCTCCTGCTGGCCCTCGACCGGACGGGACCGCTCGCCGTCTCCGACCTCGCCATCGCCACGGGCATGAACGACCCGGCGGTCTCGCAGGCGCTGCGGCTGCTGCGGACGGCGGAGGTGGTGGCGGGGGAGCGGCAGGGGCGGATCGTGCGGTACCGGGTGATCGACCCGGTGATGCTGGACCTTCTGAAACTGGTCAGAACCACCTGAACCGCATCGGATCGGCAGACCGGCCGCGATGCCGGGGGCGTCGCGGACCGTGTCGCGTTCGGCCGATCGGGTGACGATGCGTAAGAATTGGCCCGTGCAGATGACCAGTGCGAGCCGACGGGGAGGGCCGGTGAACAGCCACGATGTCACCGACGAACAGTGGGAAGGGCTCGCCCAGGTCGTGCCGCTGCGTGGCCGGGACGCCTGGCCGTCGGCGGTGGACCACCGTTCCTACGACCACCGGGCCTACGCCGAGGCCGAGACGGAGGCCAGGCGCCGGTTCGTCGTCCTGCGGGTCAACGTCTTCGCCGACGCCCGCGACGTCGCCGAGACGCTGATGGCCGGCGTCCCGGTCCTCCTCGATCTCACCAACGCGGAGACGGAGGTCGCCAAGCGCGTCCTCGACTTCAGCACGGGAGTCGTCTTCGGCCTGGCCAGCGGCATGCACCGGGTCGACAAGAACGTCTTCCTCCTCACCCCACCGGACACGGAGGTCACCCCGCCCCAGTAGGGGCGCGGGGCGCGGGGCGCCGTGGTTCCGAACGGCTCCGCGCCCGGGTCAGCCCAGTGCCGCGTCCCAGCGGGTGGGCTCCTCCTCCGTCAGTGCCAGACGGCGGAGCATCTCCTGGACACGGTCCCGGGACTCGTCCGCCGCGTCGATCGCTTCCATGCACTGCCAGTACGCCCCTTCCTCTCCCGCCGTGCTCGCGAGGGCGACCAGTGACATGGCCACCTCCACGAGCAGCGAGCCCAGTTCCAGCAATGCCTTGCGCGCGTCGCCCAGTTCGGTGAGGTGCGCGGCGCGCAGATCGGCGACGAGGGGTGGCGGGGCGTCCAGGACCCCGCACCCTCTGCCCGCCAGTTCCGTCAGCCCCAGCGCCTCGCCGCGGAGCTGCGGGGGGCCGGACACCGCGAGCCGGCTGCCGATCGCCTGCGCCAGGGCGTAGGCCTGCCACGCCTCCGCCGTGATCCGTAAGGCGTCCTCGCTGTCCGTCAGGGCACGCCTGCTCTCCACGATGAGCCGCACCGCGTCCATGCGCTGCCCCCGTTCCCTCCGGCGCGCTCGCCACGCGCCCACCCGACTCCCTTGTTCATTACCCAGAGTGAAGGTCATCCAGTCGAAAAGCCAGAGGTCGTCCGAAATCTGTGGACAGAGGGCCGATGGTGGACAACATCATCACTACATGGAGTGACGAAGGAGGGTGGGGTTCACGCCTCGGGGGCGGGCTCCGGGGCAGTCCCCGGTTCGGGCACCGGGGCGGGTGCGGGGAAGCGGATCTCGTTGCGGTCGATCTTCTCGTCCAGCGCCGTCAGCAGGTCGACGTCCAGCCGCTCGCAGAGCTGGAGCAGATACGCCAGCACGTCAGCGACCTCGTCCCGGACCCGGAACGCGGTCTCGGGGTCCGTCATCACCCGTTCCGACTGCTCCGGTGTCAGCCACTGGAAGATCTCCAGCAGTTCGGACGCCTCCACGCTCAGCGCGGCCGCCAGGTTCTTCGGGGTGTGGTGCGGCCACCAGCCGCGCGCGGCCGCGAAGTCCACGAGCCGGCGTTGCAAATGGGCCAGATCCGGCGGGTGTTGGTCATGGGGCTGTTCCTCATGCGGGTGTTCGTTCACGCGCCCAGGTGTAGCACCGTCACGCCCTCCACCCCGGCCACCCGCGAGGCGTCGGCGACCGCGCCGATCAGCCGGATGTGCCCGCGGTCGCACATCCGCACCGCCAGCCGCAGCAGTTCCCGCAGCTGGTGCGGGTCCAGGGAGCGGTCGAGGCCGTCCGCCAGCACGGTGAGCGTCTGCAATGCCGCCGGGACCTCCCCCACGGGGTCCACCTCCAGGACTCCGGGCCCGGTGAGCAGTACCAGGGCGAGGGCGAGATGGCGCAGTTCGCCGTCGCCGAGCAGTTCGAGCGGCGTGGCCGGGGAGCCCTCGCCGCGGTCGACGCAGGCGCGGAGAAGGCCGTCGTCACCGTGCTCCACCCGCAGTCCGGTCACCGTCCCCGCGGTGCCGGCGCGGACGGCGGCGACCAGCAGCGCGTGCCGCTGCCCGCACTCTTCGCGGGTGCGGAACAGCACGTCGGCGAGGTTGTCGCAGCCGGACAGCAGCCGGCCCCCGCCCGGTGCCACGGGGGCGCGCATCCGCTCGGGGCGCGGGTCGCAGGGAAAGACCGAGCGCAGTGCCACCACCATCTGCTCGGCGGCCGCGAGCACCCTGCGCTGACCGTCGGTGCCCCCGGCCACGCGCAGCGGGAGCAGGGCGGTGCCGAGCCGGTCGTCGGGCAACGGCCCCCTCGTCACCGGGACGGCGCCGGCGGTGTGCCAGGCGGCCTGCACGACGCGGCGGCCGGGGTCGCGCAGCGCGGTCTGCAGCAGCGGCAGCCCGTCGGACGTCAACCGTTCGCCGACGAGGCGGAGTTCGGGTTCGACCTGGACGGCCACGTCGAGGCGGACGGGACCGGCGGGGCCGTCGGCGGTGCAGCCGATGCGGAAGCCGCGGCGGTGCTGGGGGTCGGGGCGGGCGGTGCGGGGCACGCAGGTCGCCGGGGCCGGGAACGCCTCCGTGAGGTCGGCGCCGGCGGCGAGGCGGGCGAGGGCGGCGTAGGCCTCCAGGGCGCGGGACTTGCCGCTGCCGCTGGGGCCGGTGAGGAGGGTGAGACGGCCCAGCGGGAGGGTGGTGCGGCGGTGGCCGGCGTAGGTGGAGAGGTGGAGTTCGGTGAGGTGGGGGCGGAGGGTGGTGGGGGTCCGCGCGGGGGCCGGGGGCGGGTGCATGCGGGGAACGTAGACGGCGGTGGGCGCGGCGAACCGTTCCGCCGGGGAGTGCTTCGCACGAACGGGGGACCGGGGCGGAGGGCGGGTTGTCGTGCGCGGCGCGTCGTGGCTGGTCGCGCGGTTCCCGCGCCCCTGCGGGCGCGCGGGGGCGGAGAACCGCCGCGTGGTCACCCCCGTCGCGCTCCACCCCCGCCGCCAGGCAGGATGGAGCGTATGGACCTCCGCATCTTCACCGAGCCCCAGCAGGGTGCCGACTACGAC
The DNA window shown above is from Streptomyces sp. NBC_00670 and carries:
- a CDS encoding HoxN/HupN/NixA family nickel/cobalt transporter, with the protein product MALPARPSGRSSATPAAPTDPATPAADAAAVPTVSFRWRREDTVRTAGLLAVILALHVVAFGVLFLLVVPEHYEVGSKAFGIGLGITAYTLGMRHAFDADHIAAIDNTTRKLMADGKRPVSVGFWFALGHSGVVVAMAALVAGGAALAGTLLDDGSRTHQVLGVVGTTVSGGFLYLIAALNLVALLGILRVFRAMRAGTYDEEALEAHLDSRGFMNRILGRLTRSISRPGQMFPLGFLFGLGFDTATEVTLMVMAGSGAAAGLPWYAILCLPLLFAAGMSLFDTLDGTFMNFAYQWAFSNPVRKVFYNLTITGLSIAVAFVIGTIELVGVLHEKLDLTDSVTGWIAGLDLDNVGYVIAGLFVVVWALAIGYWRLARVEQRWGRPRAADGG
- a CDS encoding ArsR/SmtB family transcription factor; the encoded protein is MHLVPADRADRRTIDGHRVCEAIAAIGEPEAVRAWADRFSLLADPGRLSLLLALDRTGPLAVSDLAIATGMNDPAVSQALRLLRTAEVVAGERQGRIVRYRVIDPVMLDLLKLVRTT
- a CDS encoding cell division protein SepF; translated protein: MTSASRRGGPVNSHDVTDEQWEGLAQVVPLRGRDAWPSAVDHRSYDHRAYAEAETEARRRFVVLRVNVFADARDVAETLMAGVPVLLDLTNAETEVAKRVLDFSTGVVFGLASGMHRVDKNVFLLTPPDTEVTPPQ
- a CDS encoding DUF6099 family protein, producing the protein MDAVRLIVESRRALTDSEDALRITAEAWQAYALAQAIGSRLAVSGPPQLRGEALGLTELAGRGCGVLDAPPPLVADLRAAHLTELGDARKALLELGSLLVEVAMSLVALASTAGEEGAYWQCMEAIDAADESRDRVQEMLRRLALTEEEPTRWDAALG
- a CDS encoding nucleotide pyrophosphohydrolase, whose translation is MNEHPHEEQPHDQHPPDLAHLQRRLVDFAAARGWWPHHTPKNLAAALSVEASELLEIFQWLTPEQSERVMTDPETAFRVRDEVADVLAYLLQLCERLDVDLLTALDEKIDRNEIRFPAPAPVPEPGTAPEPAPEA
- a CDS encoding ATP-binding protein, which gives rise to MHPPPAPARTPTTLRPHLTELHLSTYAGHRRTTLPLGRLTLLTGPSGSGKSRALEAYAALARLAAGADLTEAFPAPATCVPRTARPDPQHRRGFRIGCTADGPAGPVRLDVAVQVEPELRLVGERLTSDGLPLLQTALRDPGRRVVQAAWHTAGAVPVTRGPLPDDRLGTALLPLRVAGGTDGQRRVLAAAEQMVVALRSVFPCDPRPERMRAPVAPGGGRLLSGCDNLADVLFRTREECGQRHALLVAAVRAGTAGTVTGLRVEHGDDGLLRACVDRGEGSPATPLELLGDGELRHLALALVLLTGPGVLEVDPVGEVPAALQTLTVLADGLDRSLDPHQLRELLRLAVRMCDRGHIRLIGAVADASRVAGVEGVTVLHLGA